cgcttcagtccagctgatttcaattgatgactgattaacaagtgtttgttgagctgcagttgaatcaggcacattaaagcagggaaaatGTTCTCCAGGTGACATTTTATATCTACAGTGACTAAGAGTGAATTTCATGCAGGCCTGACAAGCAGTTTTAAGTACATAAAAAGGATCCTCACCCTGATTATGGTGTATCGATTGGCAGTATAAACAAATGTCTGTGTTGCGCTCAGCAGAGAGCCCCTGGTGGAACCTGCAGGGGGGCCTGTCCATTGAGGTCCCGGGCCCCATAAGCTGAGGCTCTGAGTGAGCTTGCTGCACCTGTCTTTGCCACACAACGTGAGCCCCTCCACAGCACGGCCACTCCTCTATCCCCGCCGAGTCCAAGATGAGGGGCACGGGGAGCAGGGCCGGGTGCAGCTCGGGCGGCGGGCAGCAGTAGGCCGGGCTCTGGCCGTAGTGGATGTGGATGCTGCGGTCGTCCTGCAGGTCCAGGCTCTGGTGAAAGTGAAGAGAGGGTCCGTCAAGTAGACAGCCCCCCACTAGAGGAGCGGGGGGGTGTCCGTGGCCCTGATGGCAGCAGTGGGGCTGCAGCTGCACGGGGATCGGGGGAACAATGACCGGTGGTCCCGTTTGGTCGAGGTCTTGCCGCTCCGTCCCCGGGCTGGGTCGGTCGGTGAGCTCTGGCTTGGGGCAGTGGCAGGGGCTGTGTTTTGGGGGGCTCGCCGGGGAGTCTTTGTCCTGACCCGGAGCGGAGGCCCCTTGCTCCTCATCTGAGCCCCTGCTTGGCCCCTGGCCGTGCTCCCCCTCCTCATAGTGGTGATGTCTGTGGCGGTGGTAGTGGATGTGGCTGAAAACAGTCTGCGGCTGCTCCTCCAGGCAGCCTGCTTTGTTCACAACAGAATCCAGAGACTTAGGCCGGTTCTGGGCCGCGGCCTCCAGACTGTTCCTGCGTGGGGCATGCCCACTCCCCACTCCGGCCGCCGGCGCCGCCCCGAAGTACCCGAACGGATCGTAATCGCTGCTCAGAGAGCTGCGGAAGGTGGACCAGCTGCCATAAACGCCTTGGAGGGACACGTCCGTGCAGTTGAGGACAGAGTCACTGGAGGAGCCGTGCCAAGGCCCCGAGCTGGAGTCACTGGCCGGCCCGTCCGCCAGGTACCCGCTGCGCTCCGTGTGGTAGCTGCCTCCAGAGCAACTCCCATCGTCCTGCCGGCCGTTGCCCGCCACGCCACGGCTCTGCACGGCCACCGAGGCACCGTGCTGCAGCCTGGACCCGGACGCGTTCCGCAGGGCCTGACAGGAGGAGCGGTAAGTGTGGCAGGAGCGGCGCGACGCATAGTGATGGGCTGAGGTCCGACAGCCGGTTCCGAGCCTGTGGGGTCGCCCCGGAACGTCCATTGGGAGGTGGAACCCGCAGCTGGCGCCCAGCTGCCGACTGCTGAGGAAGTGGAGGGTCTGAGCGTCCATAGGAGACGAGCCGCTGTAGTGGCCCAGGTTGGGGTAGGGTCCAGAGGGACCGCTGGGGTAGTGAGGCCTCATGGAGAAGGGGATGGCGTGCTGGGGGAACGGGTGGCTGTGAGCGTTGCTGTACTGCTGCGGGTGCAAGAAGCTCTGGCTCTGCTCTGAACTCTgctggtttctgtttctctgaggCTGACGCTCCGTTCCTGAGGAcgacagagaggaaaaaactttagacaaaacagaaatgaattacaaaaattttgtttcttgagtttcgtacaaaaaaacattattttaatcagtcacagaaaataataaattttttctttgatatatatatatatagcaacaAATCTGCGTCCTGACCCATGATGTTGTGCATGCAGAGAGGACAGGTCCGGTGCTGCATCAGCCAGGGATCC
This window of the Gambusia affinis linkage group LG15, SWU_Gaff_1.0, whole genome shotgun sequence genome carries:
- the LOC122845231 gene encoding E3 ubiquitin-protein ligase RNF43; this encodes MTVPLRRLAGLWPWLLMAALQVVLGQPSMESGLRAVINVTLAKDPTGKPIVLKGEFVGGSAGNAQGKLKQYHPVSLCNTSEDERQDSGFITIVKLEQLGPHCSPLLDKARIALERGAQAVIFDVSDVAIADAELKNTDSLPRPVVLIKGADAKKLMNLVNHNEEATVVIEAKVEPKWPHYDVSILLTIVLVILTIVLIFAFRYKCKTNRTWDSVHQQTVRAISRLETRIYRSQSCSGSQRHRGAWGSASSSNSSPVCAICLEEFQDGQNLRIISCAHEFHRDCVDPWLMQHRTCPLCMHNIMGTERQPQRNRNQQSSEQSQSFLHPQQYSNAHSHPFPQHAIPFSMRPHYPSGPSGPYPNLGHYSGSSPMDAQTLHFLSSRQLGASCGFHLPMDVPGRPHRLGTGCRTSAHHYASRRSCHTYRSSCQALRNASGSRLQHGASVAVQSRGVAGNGRQDDGSCSGGSYHTERSGYLADGPASDSSSGPWHGSSSDSVLNCTDVSLQGVYGSWSTFRSSLSSDYDPFGYFGAAPAAGVGSGHAPRRNSLEAAAQNRPKSLDSVVNKAGCLEEQPQTVFSHIHYHRHRHHHYEEGEHGQGPSRGSDEEQGASAPGQDKDSPASPPKHSPCHCPKPELTDRPSPGTERQDLDQTGPPVIVPPIPVQLQPHCCHQGHGHPPAPLVGGCLLDGPSLHFHQSLDLQDDRSIHIHYGQSPAYCCPPPELHPALLPVPLILDSAGIEEWPCCGGAHVVWQRQVQQAHSEPQLMGPGTSMDRPPCRFHQGLSAERNTDICLYCQSIHHNQGSEEESGV